The Nitrospirales bacterium genome includes a window with the following:
- a CDS encoding 4-phosphoerythronate dehydrogenase, which produces MNPSLNIVAGESIPYVQEAFSPLGTLTMLPGRDIRSEDLQKTDALLVRSITKINGALLDDTAVKFVGSASAGVDHVDFDYLNARKLGFASSPGSNANSVAEYVIAALLTLAHQQHWKLSGKTIGIVGVGHIGKLVKRKSEALGMKPLLNDPFLAQSGEIEHRPLEEVLGCDVVTLHVPITVDGPFPTFHLINRRSLTYVKPSTIFINASRGEVVDTQALLEAIQQARIGPTVLDVWEHEPHISWELFEAVSIGTPHIAGHSLDGKAAGTSMIYSALCKHFDIAPGWNPSQSLPSPTVPSFTVSPSSRSDEEVLKSIVTKVYDVEADYQRMKTVASAPREERTRLFDNLRKHYPVRREFHGTTVYLPDDKKILVPALAELGFLHG; this is translated from the coding sequence ATGAACCCATCGCTCAACATCGTCGCCGGAGAAAGCATCCCATACGTCCAGGAGGCCTTTTCACCATTGGGAACGCTGACGATGCTTCCCGGACGGGACATCCGATCCGAAGATTTACAAAAGACCGACGCCTTGCTCGTTCGTTCGATCACGAAAATCAATGGTGCCTTGTTAGATGACACAGCGGTTAAATTTGTCGGCTCGGCTTCAGCCGGGGTCGATCACGTAGACTTTGACTACCTCAATGCGAGAAAGCTTGGCTTCGCCTCCTCGCCAGGCTCTAACGCGAACTCGGTCGCCGAGTACGTCATCGCCGCGCTTCTCACCTTGGCGCATCAACAACACTGGAAGCTTTCCGGTAAAACGATCGGCATTGTCGGCGTCGGCCACATTGGAAAACTCGTTAAACGCAAGAGCGAAGCCTTGGGCATGAAACCGTTGTTGAACGACCCGTTTCTGGCTCAATCTGGAGAGATTGAACACCGCCCGCTTGAAGAAGTTCTCGGCTGTGATGTCGTCACCCTGCACGTCCCAATCACTGTTGACGGGCCATTCCCGACCTTTCACCTCATCAACCGGCGCTCACTCACCTATGTCAAACCCTCAACGATTTTTATCAATGCCTCGCGGGGCGAAGTCGTCGACACACAGGCGTTGCTCGAGGCCATTCAACAAGCACGTATCGGCCCCACCGTGCTCGACGTGTGGGAGCATGAACCCCATATCAGTTGGGAGCTTTTCGAAGCAGTCTCAATCGGCACTCCCCATATTGCTGGTCATTCGCTCGACGGCAAAGCAGCCGGAACCTCTATGATTTATTCCGCACTTTGCAAGCACTTTGACATAGCTCCAGGATGGAATCCCTCACAATCTTTGCCGTCACCGACCGTGCCTTCATTCACCGTAAGTCCTTCGTCACGGTCTGATGAAGAAGTGCTCAAGTCGATTGTCACGAAAGTGTATGATGTGGAAGCGGACTATCAACGTATGAAGACCGTCGCATCTGCGCCACGAGAAGAAAGAACCAGGCTCTTCGACAATCTTCGCAAGCACTATCCCGTTCGTCGAGAATTTCATGGCACGACGGTTTATCTGCCGGATGACAAAAAAATTCTGGTTCCGGCGTTGGCAGAGTTAGGATTTCTGCATGGATGA
- the bcp gene encoding thioredoxin-dependent thiol peroxidase, whose amino-acid sequence MKKRTPASRPQAKKATTKAKTAKPSSQPTKTAEVAKPQAKSVATSVLKVGQKAPAFSLLNDKGEKVTLTVLKGKKVVLYFYPKDDTSGCTKEACAFRDGISALTRAGAVVLGVSPDSVESHVKFSKKYDLNFRLLSDVEKTMLTKYGVWKEKSMYGRKYMGVERTTFIIDAQGKIAAIFPKVKVDQHYEEVLTTLQGLS is encoded by the coding sequence ATGAAAAAAAGGACCCCGGCATCACGTCCGCAAGCGAAAAAGGCTACCACAAAGGCGAAAACCGCTAAACCTTCCTCTCAGCCTACAAAGACCGCCGAGGTCGCCAAGCCTCAAGCCAAATCAGTGGCCACATCGGTCTTAAAGGTTGGCCAGAAAGCTCCGGCCTTTTCCTTGCTGAATGACAAGGGAGAAAAGGTCACCTTGACGGTTCTGAAGGGGAAAAAAGTTGTCCTCTATTTCTATCCCAAAGACGACACATCGGGATGCACAAAAGAAGCCTGTGCTTTTCGAGACGGCATTTCAGCCCTGACGCGCGCCGGAGCCGTTGTGTTGGGTGTGAGTCCTGATTCCGTGGAATCGCATGTGAAGTTTTCCAAGAAGTATGATCTAAACTTTCGGCTGTTGAGCGATGTAGAGAAAACGATGCTGACGAAGTACGGGGTCTGGAAAGAGAAGTCCATGTATGGACGAAAATACATGGGGGTCGAACGGACGACGTTTATCATCGATGCTCAGGGAAAGATTGCCGCGATTTTCCCCAAAGTGAAAGTCGACCAGCATTACGAGGAAGTTCTGACTACCCTCCAGGGTTTGTCCTAG
- a CDS encoding GGDEF domain-containing protein → MTPELENKLSRCSTLPSPPQVASELIELANVPDTEIQDVVKILQKDPALSLKILRVANSPMYANQRKIATLDQATLTIGLNGILALALSFSLVKSFRSEKTAGLDYPLFWKRAMISASISRAIGESCALICLEELFMATLIQDIGMLALDRAYPQLYADSTLDQAWHSRVVSHEQQSIGASHGSVGCWLLSRWNFPERLQMAVSTSDAPDRLAQTDDRLEFSRCVTLSGLIAELYLTKAKKERVMKVANQANEWLGMTAEAFTGILEKLEDAIAESEKLFDCHIHDEQTAELLLETAKETLLVRNMQAIQQVENLQYHTIMLESRYQNLEETSRLDSLTGAYNRSFLDDVIEATFQSAITNATSLSFLFVDLDNFKKLNDTYGHQTGDSILMAVGKTLKSQTRNTDFVGRYGGEEFFIIMPGVNTSMGAMVCERILNEFRRTTHDVGPDQSLIVTVSLGIATLEKGKGFQHFHEMIRAADKALYASKSGGRNRWTAFHSLSPSDTVQSTT, encoded by the coding sequence ATGACACCGGAACTCGAAAACAAGCTGAGTCGTTGTTCGACACTACCCTCTCCCCCGCAGGTCGCCTCTGAACTCATTGAACTGGCGAACGTACCAGATACGGAGATTCAGGATGTCGTCAAGATTCTTCAAAAAGACCCCGCGCTTTCCTTGAAAATTTTGCGTGTGGCCAATTCACCGATGTACGCCAATCAACGAAAGATTGCGACATTAGACCAAGCTACGTTAACCATCGGATTGAATGGTATCCTCGCGTTGGCTCTCTCGTTCTCGTTAGTCAAATCATTTCGTTCAGAAAAAACTGCGGGGCTTGATTATCCGCTGTTCTGGAAACGTGCGATGATTTCAGCGTCGATTTCTCGTGCTATCGGCGAATCTTGTGCGCTCATCTGTCTCGAGGAATTGTTCATGGCTACCTTGATCCAGGACATCGGCATGCTGGCATTAGATCGAGCCTATCCACAGTTGTATGCTGATTCCACGCTCGACCAAGCCTGGCATTCACGTGTCGTCTCACACGAACAACAATCGATCGGAGCCTCTCATGGTTCGGTCGGATGTTGGCTCCTATCTAGGTGGAACTTCCCTGAACGATTGCAGATGGCTGTCAGCACAAGCGACGCGCCAGACCGTTTGGCTCAAACCGATGACCGCCTAGAATTCTCGCGGTGCGTCACACTTTCTGGATTGATCGCAGAACTGTATCTGACGAAAGCCAAGAAAGAACGGGTGATGAAAGTTGCGAATCAAGCGAATGAGTGGTTGGGCATGACCGCGGAAGCGTTTACTGGAATCCTTGAAAAGCTCGAGGACGCGATTGCCGAGTCCGAAAAACTGTTTGACTGCCACATTCATGATGAGCAAACCGCCGAGTTGCTTCTCGAAACGGCTAAAGAAACCTTGTTAGTCCGAAATATGCAGGCGATTCAACAGGTCGAGAACCTCCAATACCATACCATCATGCTGGAATCCCGGTATCAAAACCTGGAGGAAACAAGTCGATTAGATTCGTTGACGGGCGCATACAACCGGTCTTTCTTAGATGACGTAATTGAGGCAACATTTCAATCGGCCATAACGAACGCGACTTCCTTGAGTTTTTTATTCGTGGACCTGGACAACTTCAAAAAACTCAACGATACGTATGGTCATCAAACAGGTGACTCGATCCTCATGGCCGTGGGGAAAACCCTGAAAAGTCAAACACGAAACACGGACTTTGTGGGGCGTTACGGAGGAGAAGAGTTCTTCATCATCATGCCGGGAGTGAATACCTCAATGGGTGCAATGGTCTGCGAACGAATCCTGAATGAATTTCGTCGGACGACGCATGACGTTGGGCCCGACCAATCTCTGATCGTGACCGTCTCATTAGGAATTGCCACTCTCGAAAAAGGAAAAGGCTTTCAGCACTTCCATGAGATGATCCGTGCTGCCGACAAGGCGTTGTATGCCTCTAAATCCGGAGGACGTAACCGGTGGACGGCCTTTCACAGCCTTTCCCCTTCGGATACAGTACAGTCTACAACCTGA
- the dtd gene encoding D-aminoacyl-tRNA deacylase yields MKAVLQRVRRASVEVQGELVGNIEQGLVILLGIARGDTMLLAHSLAEKIQCLRIFSDAAGRMNQSLQDVNGSVLVISQFTLLANTRRGRRPSFESAASPDEARMLYESFIQHLRSLNLHVETGIFGATMVVSLENDGPVTLVLDTSEEKEVH; encoded by the coding sequence ATGAAAGCCGTCCTTCAACGTGTCCGACGGGCTTCAGTCGAGGTGCAGGGCGAACTCGTTGGGAACATAGAACAGGGGCTCGTCATCCTTCTGGGCATCGCACGGGGAGACACTATGCTTCTTGCTCATTCTCTTGCGGAGAAAATCCAATGCCTGCGGATTTTCTCCGACGCAGCGGGAAGGATGAATCAATCGCTACAGGACGTGAACGGATCGGTGTTAGTCATTTCCCAATTCACCCTGTTAGCCAATACCCGTCGCGGACGTCGCCCCAGTTTTGAATCCGCGGCCTCTCCGGATGAAGCCCGCATGCTGTACGAATCGTTCATCCAGCATCTCCGTTCCCTGAACCTTCATGTCGAGACCGGTATATTCGGTGCGACGATGGTGGTCTCTCTAGAAAATGACGGACCCGTTACGCTCGTCCTGGATACTTCTGAGGAGAAAGAGGTACATTAA
- the murJ gene encoding murein biosynthesis integral membrane protein MurJ produces MSEPQTQPDNAPRQVDTHSITSAAGLIGAATFSSRILGFIRDVVLAQLFGASAAADAFYVAYRIPNLLRELFAEGSMSSAFIPVFTEYHTLRSKHETWELASAAFTTLLTIVTVVTIIGIIAAPSLVWLLAPGFHEEAAQLARATLLTQVMFPYLLFVSLAALAMGILNSLKAFAVPALAPVFFNIVVIAFALFVTPFFEQPILAVGIGIVAGGLAQFAMQLPAIQRRGLLPSWRFQPGHPGVKQMGRLILPTLLGLSVTQVNLTVSTILSSYFEGGPTYLFYGMRLIQFPLGIFGVALATAILPTLSRQAASGAIDDLRDTVNFGIRMILFIILPAMLGLILLGEPIIHIFFEHGAFTSEDTTGTANALMAFSIGLWSFASYRILATAFYSLQDTKTPAMAAVAGMCANMALALILMQTLEYVGLALATACASMVNATILIIILNRRIGGLHWPRLAQSIGRTIVALIPLSLICMWVAQNDLWRHPDMFTSKVGVLTLGIMASVAAYFGVHRLLHSKELDDILSILRKKLRRG; encoded by the coding sequence ATGTCTGAGCCCCAGACCCAACCGGATAACGCTCCTCGCCAGGTCGACACCCATTCCATCACTAGTGCTGCTGGATTAATCGGAGCGGCAACCTTTAGCAGTCGGATACTTGGCTTTATTCGGGATGTCGTACTGGCTCAGCTCTTCGGAGCCAGCGCAGCCGCCGATGCGTTTTATGTCGCGTACCGAATTCCCAATCTCCTGAGAGAACTCTTCGCAGAAGGCTCGATGTCTTCGGCCTTCATCCCAGTCTTTACGGAATATCACACCCTTCGGTCTAAACACGAGACCTGGGAACTCGCCAGTGCGGCTTTTACGACGCTCCTGACGATCGTGACGGTCGTCACCATAATCGGGATCATCGCCGCCCCCAGCCTTGTCTGGCTTTTGGCTCCAGGGTTCCATGAAGAAGCCGCCCAACTCGCCCGAGCGACATTACTGACACAAGTGATGTTTCCCTACCTGCTCTTCGTGAGTCTAGCCGCATTGGCCATGGGAATTCTCAATTCTTTGAAAGCCTTCGCGGTGCCCGCACTGGCTCCCGTTTTTTTCAACATCGTCGTGATCGCGTTCGCCTTGTTCGTAACCCCGTTCTTCGAGCAACCGATCCTGGCCGTTGGCATCGGCATCGTGGCCGGCGGCCTGGCTCAATTCGCCATGCAATTACCCGCCATTCAACGACGCGGGCTTCTTCCATCCTGGCGATTCCAGCCAGGACACCCCGGGGTCAAACAAATGGGGCGATTGATCCTGCCCACACTGCTCGGTCTCTCCGTCACACAGGTCAATTTAACCGTGAGTACGATTTTATCCTCCTACTTCGAAGGAGGCCCCACGTACCTGTTTTATGGGATGCGATTGATTCAATTTCCCCTCGGGATCTTTGGGGTAGCCTTGGCGACCGCGATCCTCCCGACGCTTTCCAGACAAGCGGCAAGCGGTGCCATCGACGATCTGCGGGACACCGTCAATTTTGGGATTCGTATGATTCTATTCATCATCTTACCAGCCATGCTTGGCTTGATACTCCTAGGGGAGCCGATCATCCACATTTTTTTCGAACATGGGGCCTTTACCTCCGAGGACACGACCGGAACCGCGAACGCTCTCATGGCGTTTTCCATCGGTCTTTGGTCATTTGCCAGCTATCGAATCCTGGCTACGGCCTTTTATTCTCTTCAAGACACCAAAACTCCGGCAATGGCGGCCGTGGCAGGCATGTGCGCTAACATGGCGCTAGCCCTGATTCTCATGCAGACGCTTGAATATGTCGGCCTCGCATTAGCCACCGCCTGCGCTTCAATGGTCAATGCCACGATTCTCATAATCATCCTCAACCGCCGTATCGGAGGGCTCCATTGGCCACGCCTGGCTCAATCGATAGGACGAACCATCGTGGCACTCATCCCACTGTCCCTCATCTGCATGTGGGTGGCTCAGAACGACTTGTGGCGGCACCCAGACATGTTTACCTCAAAAGTAGGGGTCCTCACTCTCGGCATCATGGCGAGTGTGGCGGCGTACTTCGGCGTTCACCGGCTGCTCCACTCCAAAGAACTCGACGACATCTTGAGCATACTCAGAAAAAAATTGCGTCGAGGATAA
- a CDS encoding fused MFS/spermidine synthase gives MTTSLNSRRSPSRVWYFSTAFMTGAVVMALEILGSRLLAPVFGSSLYVWGALIGVVLAAMSSGYAAGGWLADRRSPMVVLTFLLLASGAWTLLLAWAGQPVVFTVSQWLQDPRWGPCLAAGVLLAVPAFCLSGVLPALLRLAIADMGHLGRHTGSMIAVSTIGSLFGTWGTSFYLLTWLGSITLVAYLGMLQLILGILWSWWAWGWQHGRMALLLILSSALTWNGFHPISVVPPALYQADSPYQQVRVRDNDLFRFLILNNTFHAVMWRVAPTYLALPYSQVMMGHLPLVDRPKRGLILGHGGGSLAKWLAQAWPDLELDVVEMDPSVVMAAEKFFEYQPPANHHVFVQDARTFLNSTPVQYDIIWVDVFARHLIPFHVVTQEFFSELRAHLTADGVVAINLASSDSPTDVRRAEAVLMTMKTAFPEVETYSVAGPTWLTTSSGSVNLIFFAGAPVTRMRDDSFEDSLVSFVNQNRLPPETLTFFQSTRPVRLQRGITLTDDYSPMDILQGQG, from the coding sequence ATGACGACTTCATTAAATAGCCGGCGTTCTCCTTCTCGTGTGTGGTATTTCAGTACGGCCTTCATGACCGGTGCGGTTGTGATGGCCCTTGAAATCCTTGGCAGTCGCTTGTTGGCGCCCGTCTTTGGCAGCTCGCTGTACGTGTGGGGCGCGCTCATTGGTGTCGTCCTGGCGGCGATGAGCAGTGGCTATGCGGCTGGAGGGTGGTTGGCCGATCGTCGATCGCCCATGGTGGTCCTGACTTTCCTTCTTTTGGCATCGGGGGCCTGGACACTTCTTCTGGCCTGGGCAGGGCAGCCCGTTGTGTTTACCGTTTCACAGTGGCTTCAAGATCCTCGATGGGGGCCTTGTCTTGCCGCGGGCGTGCTATTAGCTGTTCCCGCCTTTTGCTTAAGCGGCGTTCTTCCCGCCCTGTTGCGACTGGCTATCGCTGATATGGGACATCTCGGTCGGCACACCGGCAGCATGATTGCTGTCTCGACGATCGGGAGTCTGTTCGGAACCTGGGGCACGTCCTTTTATTTGCTGACGTGGCTTGGCAGCATCACGCTGGTTGCGTACTTAGGGATGCTTCAGCTCATTTTGGGAATCCTTTGGAGCTGGTGGGCATGGGGATGGCAACATGGCCGTATGGCACTTTTGCTTATTCTATCCAGTGCATTGACCTGGAATGGTTTTCACCCCATTTCGGTCGTACCCCCGGCTCTATACCAGGCGGACAGCCCGTACCAACAGGTCAGGGTGCGGGATAATGACCTCTTTCGGTTCCTGATCCTGAATAATACCTTCCATGCTGTGATGTGGAGAGTCGCGCCCACATACTTAGCGCTGCCGTATAGTCAAGTCATGATGGGGCATCTTCCTCTGGTCGATCGGCCTAAGCGGGGATTAATTCTTGGACATGGCGGGGGATCGTTGGCGAAGTGGCTGGCGCAGGCATGGCCGGATTTGGAGTTGGATGTGGTCGAGATGGATCCTTCAGTCGTCATGGCGGCTGAGAAGTTTTTTGAGTATCAACCGCCGGCCAATCATCATGTGTTCGTGCAAGATGCCAGGACTTTCTTAAACTCGACACCCGTGCAATACGACATTATTTGGGTAGATGTCTTTGCTCGGCATCTGATTCCCTTCCATGTCGTCACTCAGGAATTCTTCTCGGAGCTTCGAGCTCATTTGACGGCGGACGGCGTCGTCGCGATCAATCTGGCCTCCTCCGATTCGCCAACGGATGTGCGCCGGGCTGAAGCTGTTCTGATGACTATGAAGACCGCTTTCCCTGAGGTCGAAACCTATAGTGTGGCCGGACCGACGTGGCTGACCACGAGTTCCGGCTCCGTGAATCTGATCTTTTTTGCTGGCGCTCCTGTGACCCGTATGAGAGACGATTCATTCGAAGATTCCTTGGTTTCCTTCGTAAACCAGAATCGACTGCCCCCAGAAACCCTCACGTTTTTCCAATCGACTCGCCCTGTCCGACTTCAACGAGGCATCACGTTAACCGATGATTATTCACCCATGGATATCCTGCAGGGACAGGGATAA
- a CDS encoding CAAX prenyl protease-related protein, which translates to MWPRILPFAVYMGFIAVSSLMALLLPVEGYAQDLELWTYPVKILIVGGLLIFFWSHFDELKSPMVMSWGEGLSVVGIGLLVYVLWVRMDWSWAMQGEMTGYDPFQHGAGLGMVLAGIRLFGASVVVPVMEELFWRSFLIRWVIDNRFHIVPLGTFTIGSFAATVVLFGLEHNLWLAGMMAGALYNALLYHTKRLWPCVLAHGLTNFVLGLHVLVTEEWQWW; encoded by the coding sequence ATGTGGCCACGCATTCTGCCGTTTGCCGTGTACATGGGATTTATCGCCGTCAGCTCCTTAATGGCATTGCTGTTGCCGGTGGAGGGGTACGCGCAGGATCTAGAGCTATGGACGTATCCCGTGAAGATCCTGATTGTGGGAGGACTGTTGATTTTTTTCTGGTCGCATTTCGACGAATTGAAAAGTCCCATGGTGATGAGTTGGGGGGAAGGCCTCTCCGTCGTGGGTATCGGATTACTCGTGTATGTTTTGTGGGTACGCATGGATTGGTCGTGGGCCATGCAAGGGGAGATGACGGGATACGATCCGTTCCAACATGGAGCTGGGCTCGGCATGGTTTTAGCCGGGATTCGACTGTTTGGAGCATCGGTGGTGGTTCCGGTCATGGAAGAATTGTTCTGGCGGTCATTTCTGATCCGTTGGGTCATCGATAATCGTTTTCATATCGTGCCACTCGGAACCTTCACCATCGGGTCGTTTGCGGCGACGGTTGTTTTATTTGGGTTGGAACATAACCTTTGGTTGGCGGGCATGATGGCTGGGGCGTTGTACAATGCCTTGCTCTACCACACCAAGCGCCTTTGGCCATGCGTCCTTGCACATGGTCTGACGAACTTTGTGCTAGGTCTGCATGTTTTGGTGACCGAGGAGTGGCAGTGGTGGTAG
- a CDS encoding VCBS repeat-containing protein gives MRFSLLVLTCLLCTLGCPKQENYLPPDLVYLYKTYPVGKNPTSIKAGDFNGDGFADLITSNIRGNSLSILMGNGDGSFQSHRRVQACQEPRNLVVADFNLDKYEDLAVACSGSGQVLIFIGQGNGNFTRGAQYPVHRTPVDLAQGDYNEDMLPDLVVALRNDKIQVLLGMGNGKFRLGALYEYGDTPTSVSAADFNGDGHLDLAVTNGGPMSHAVSIWKGNGDGTFESPIDYRTGKRPLGVSFADFDSDHILDLLVINGEMNTITVFLGNGDGTFQEGKDSGGDAGPNYGLAYDFDGDKHSDVAVVNIQSGSMSLLFGKGDGTFRYPPRHYPTPHGPFALTSLVVAAGRDEQPGLAIANNAASSVSIFLHHGLKSRGHLTTAKQS, from the coding sequence ATGCGATTTTCACTCCTCGTCCTGACGTGTCTGCTCTGTACTCTTGGGTGTCCTAAACAAGAAAATTATCTTCCTCCAGATTTGGTCTACCTGTATAAGACCTACCCGGTCGGAAAAAACCCGACATCGATTAAGGCTGGGGATTTCAATGGCGATGGATTTGCCGATCTGATTACGAGCAATATCCGCGGGAATTCCTTGTCGATTCTGATGGGGAATGGTGACGGGAGTTTTCAAAGTCACAGAAGAGTTCAGGCGTGTCAGGAGCCAAGAAACCTGGTCGTCGCCGATTTCAATCTTGACAAGTATGAAGACTTGGCCGTGGCTTGTTCGGGGAGCGGACAGGTCCTGATTTTTATCGGGCAAGGCAATGGGAATTTTACACGGGGAGCGCAATATCCCGTGCATCGAACGCCGGTGGACCTCGCGCAAGGAGATTACAACGAAGATATGCTGCCCGATCTGGTCGTGGCCTTACGCAATGACAAGATACAAGTTCTCTTGGGTATGGGAAATGGAAAATTTCGACTCGGTGCTCTGTATGAATATGGCGATACTCCGACCTCGGTAAGTGCAGCCGACTTTAATGGCGATGGGCATTTGGATTTGGCGGTGACGAATGGTGGGCCGATGAGTCATGCCGTATCCATCTGGAAAGGCAATGGCGATGGCACGTTTGAATCGCCGATCGATTATCGCACTGGCAAGCGTCCGTTGGGGGTCTCTTTTGCCGATTTTGATAGTGATCATATTCTTGATTTACTCGTGATCAATGGTGAGATGAACACGATTACCGTGTTCCTGGGAAATGGCGATGGTACATTTCAAGAGGGAAAAGATTCTGGTGGTGATGCCGGTCCCAACTACGGACTAGCCTATGATTTTGATGGCGACAAACATTCCGATGTCGCGGTCGTGAATATTCAATCAGGCAGCATGTCTTTACTGTTCGGAAAGGGTGACGGCACCTTTCGCTATCCGCCAAGACATTATCCCACCCCACACGGGCCGTTCGCGTTGACCTCTTTGGTCGTCGCAGCGGGACGAGACGAGCAGCCGGGCTTAGCCATCGCCAATAATGCAGCAAGTAGCGTATCAATCTTTCTCCATCATGGGCTGAAATCCCGGGGACATCTGACGACGGCGAAACAATCATGA
- a CDS encoding OmpA family protein, with the protein MNQQRQEMQRELSEGLQSRSIVVQFLNDHTLHLTLPSQEFFDIYNANIHANYQSSLTKVLSVISKFDKTVIHIIVHTDNTGTENYNRILSQHQANAVADFLNSHGVDNTRLRVEGRGEDFPLFSNESKEGRQHNRRIELFLKPIIEGKIDWAFWPPN; encoded by the coding sequence ATGAATCAACAACGACAGGAAATGCAACGAGAACTCTCCGAGGGGCTTCAAAGTCGTTCAATTGTCGTCCAGTTCCTTAACGATCACACGCTTCACCTTACACTACCTAGTCAGGAGTTTTTCGATATATATAACGCCAATATCCATGCGAACTATCAATCAAGCTTAACTAAAGTGTTATCGGTTATTAGCAAATTCGATAAGACCGTCATTCACATCATTGTGCACACGGATAACACTGGCACCGAGAATTACAATAGAATCCTCTCTCAACATCAGGCAAATGCTGTTGCAGATTTCTTGAACAGTCACGGAGTGGATAATACTCGACTCCGTGTTGAAGGACGTGGGGAGGATTTTCCGCTTTTCTCAAATGAATCTAAAGAAGGACGTCAGCATAATCGTCGAATTGAACTATTCCTGAAACCAATTATAGAAGGGAAAATTGATTGGGCCTTTTGGCCACCCAATTAA
- a CDS encoding transposase: protein MKRLRRFHSREFKQEAVALVVEHGYSCAAAGRSLGVSGALIGRWKDELATHKADAFPGQGKRTAEQQRIYELEVENRRLRMERDILKKATAFFATEPT from the coding sequence ATGAAGCGATTACGCAGGTTTCACAGTCGAGAATTCAAGCAAGAAGCTGTGGCCTTGGTGGTGGAGCATGGCTACAGTTGTGCGGCCGCGGGGCGGAGTTTAGGCGTGAGTGGCGCATTGATTGGGCGGTGGAAGGATGAACTGGCCACTCACAAAGCGGATGCCTTTCCAGGACAAGGGAAACGCACCGCTGAGCAACAACGGATCTATGAGCTGGAAGTTGAGAACCGGCGCCTTCGGATGGAGCGCGACATCTTAAAAAAAGCCACGGCCTTCTTTGCCACGGAACCCACATGA
- a CDS encoding IS3 family transposase: MRYRFIEKQKKAWPVTLMCGVLNVSRRGYDDWATRGQSPREHSTHQLDRRIREIFTEHRQRYGAPRITKTLHHEGLTCSENRVARRMHALGLKALQAKKFKATTDSKHSNPVAPDLLEQDFRAEAPNQQWTSDITYVWTHEGWLYLAVVMDLYARAIVGWSMNRRMTQQLVCDALRMALFRRGFPKGTILHSDRGSQYCSTRYQQLITTSQLRCSMGRRATCYDNAVTESFFHTLKVELIHRVPYPTRQTAKVSIFEYIETYDNRRRRHSAIGPQIPVVFEQAA; encoded by the coding sequence ATGAGGTATCGATTCATCGAGAAACAGAAGAAGGCCTGGCCCGTCACCCTCATGTGCGGGGTTCTGAATGTCTCTCGCCGTGGCTATGATGACTGGGCCACACGTGGCCAGAGTCCGCGGGAGCACTCGACCCATCAACTCGATCGACGGATACGCGAAATCTTTACTGAGCACCGCCAACGGTATGGCGCGCCACGGATTACGAAGACGTTACACCATGAGGGCCTCACGTGTAGCGAGAATCGCGTGGCCCGACGAATGCACGCCCTGGGGCTCAAAGCGCTTCAGGCAAAGAAATTTAAAGCGACAACCGACTCGAAGCACTCCAACCCAGTCGCCCCCGATCTGCTGGAACAGGACTTTCGGGCTGAGGCCCCAAATCAGCAATGGACCAGTGATATCACCTATGTGTGGACGCACGAGGGGTGGCTCTATCTTGCAGTCGTGATGGATTTGTATGCACGAGCGATTGTGGGGTGGTCGATGAACCGCCGAATGACGCAACAACTGGTGTGTGATGCCCTACGCATGGCGTTGTTCCGTCGTGGCTTTCCCAAGGGCACCATTCTCCACTCAGACCGTGGAAGCCAGTATTGCTCAACACGATATCAACAATTGATTACGACCAGTCAGTTGCGTTGTAGCATGGGACGACGGGCGACTTGTTATGATAACGCCGTCACAGAAAGTTTTTTCCATACCCTGAAAGTCGAACTGATTCATCGAGTGCCGTACCCGACGCGACAGACGGCGAAGGTCAGTATTTTTGAGTACATTGAAACGTATGACAATCGCCGGAGAAGGCATTCAGCTATCGGACCTCAGATCCCGGTTGTCTTTGAACAGGCAGCTTAA